The proteins below come from a single Sporomusaceae bacterium FL31 genomic window:
- a CDS encoding arsenical pump family protein: MVIVSDFNIDLEGRINVENQALLAIGIFIFAYAIIVSEKIHRTVIALAGGVVMILLGIVSQETAIAHIDFNTIGLLIGMMIIVNITSETGLFRYLAIWAAKKVNADPARLLVVLSTLTALCSALLDNVTTVLLTVPVTFSITAQLKVRPAPYLIAQILASNIGGTATLIGDPPNIMIGSAVKELDFMAFVHNLSLVCGIIFIVTIALLVFIYRKELITTEELKQQVMELDETKQIHDKKLLKKCLFVMALTIGLFATHRMLNLESATAALTGASLLLLLTHANNEHGLEHVLRKIEWLAIFFFAGLFILVAGLVETGVIALLAKKAIELTAGNLTATAMLILWMSAIASAFIDNIPFVATMIPMIKEMSKMGITNLEPLWWSLSLGACLGGNGTLVGASANVVVAGMAAQEGHPISFMKYLKICFPLMILSIIISTIYIYIRYLL; this comes from the coding sequence TTGGTAATCGTTAGCGATTTTAATATTGACCTGGAGGGAAGAATCAATGTGGAGAATCAAGCTTTATTAGCTATTGGTATTTTTATTTTTGCGTATGCGATCATTGTTTCAGAAAAAATTCACCGTACAGTCATTGCTTTAGCTGGTGGAGTGGTCATGATTTTGCTGGGAATTGTCTCTCAGGAAACAGCCATTGCTCATATTGATTTTAATACAATTGGTTTGTTGATCGGTATGATGATTATTGTCAATATTACCAGTGAAACAGGCTTGTTTAGATATTTAGCTATTTGGGCGGCCAAAAAAGTCAATGCTGATCCGGCGCGCTTACTGGTGGTGCTTAGTACATTAACAGCACTATGCTCAGCTCTGCTTGATAATGTCACCACAGTCCTGCTTACTGTTCCAGTTACTTTTAGTATCACAGCTCAGCTTAAAGTTCGGCCTGCTCCTTACTTGATTGCTCAGATATTGGCCTCAAATATTGGCGGTACAGCTACATTAATTGGTGATCCCCCTAATATCATGATTGGCAGTGCTGTGAAAGAACTGGATTTTATGGCGTTTGTTCATAATTTATCTTTAGTATGTGGCATTATTTTTATTGTAACCATTGCACTGCTAGTTTTTATTTACCGTAAAGAGCTTATTACTACAGAAGAATTAAAACAGCAGGTCATGGAACTGGATGAAACAAAACAGATTCATGATAAGAAATTATTAAAAAAATGTTTGTTTGTCATGGCGTTGACAATTGGCTTGTTTGCGACCCATCGTATGCTGAATTTGGAATCAGCAACTGCTGCGCTTACTGGTGCCAGCTTACTGCTCTTATTGACTCATGCTAATAATGAGCACGGTCTAGAGCATGTATTGCGCAAAATTGAATGGCTGGCCATCTTTTTCTTTGCTGGGTTATTCATTTTAGTGGCTGGTCTTGTCGAGACAGGGGTCATTGCTCTGCTCGCCAAAAAGGCTATTGAACTGACAGCCGGCAATCTGACTGCTACTGCTATGCTGATTTTGTGGATGAGTGCAATCGCCTCAGCGTTTATTGATAACATTCCGTTCGTTGCAACCATGATCCCCATGATTAAAGAAATGAGCAAAATGGGCATTACCAACTTAGAGCCGCTTTGGTGGAGTTTGTCGTTAGGCGCTTGTCTTGGCGGGAATGGGACGCTGGTAGGGGCTAGTGCCAATGTGGTGGTGGCTGGTATGGCAGCGCAGGAAGGTCACCCGATTTCTTTCATGAAGTATTTGAAAATCTGTTTTCCACTGATGATCCTTTCCATTATCATATCAACGATTTATATCTACATTCGCTATTTGTTATAG
- a CDS encoding FAD-dependent oxidoreductase, with the protein MDIKYDVAIIGGGPAGIFAAYELVERNPDINVIMIEAGRDIYSRSCPISEKKVEHCINCKPCSIMRGFGGAGAFSDGKYNFTTQFGGWLNEYLPDDQVLNLIDYVDEVNQRYGAPSEYFSTQNSSLGKQAIGFGLHLLEARVRHLGTENNLKILEQIYEQLKNKITMVFNQHVESIDQTDSGFSLNLQNAEPVKCRYLIAAPGRAGSEWFAGQCKIMGLTMLNNQVDVGVRIEIPATVFQHITDEVYEAKLIYRTKQYGDLVRTFCMNPKGYVVAENTDGIVTVNGHSYRDEKLHSKNTNFALLVSNRFNEPFNEPHQYGKRIASFSNMLGGGVLVQRFGDLIKGRRTNEHRLEQSFTKPTLKATPGDLSLVLPKRHLDNIIEMIYALNNIAPGMANDDTLLYGVEVKFYSSRLKLTNQLETEIANIFAIGDGAGVTRGLSQASASGVYVARIINERLKAASSTEKL; encoded by the coding sequence ATGGATATAAAATATGATGTAGCAATAATCGGCGGTGGACCGGCCGGTATTTTTGCTGCCTATGAATTAGTTGAGCGGAATCCAGATATCAATGTCATTATGATTGAAGCGGGCCGCGATATCTACAGCCGAAGCTGTCCTATTTCTGAAAAAAAAGTGGAGCACTGTATCAACTGCAAACCTTGCAGCATTATGCGGGGGTTTGGCGGAGCAGGGGCTTTCTCTGACGGTAAATATAATTTCACGACTCAGTTTGGCGGCTGGCTAAATGAGTATCTTCCTGATGATCAAGTACTTAACCTCATCGATTATGTTGACGAAGTCAATCAGAGATATGGAGCGCCCTCAGAGTATTTCAGTACGCAAAACAGCTCGCTAGGCAAACAAGCGATTGGATTTGGCCTGCATTTGCTTGAAGCACGAGTTAGGCATTTAGGAACAGAAAATAATCTCAAAATTCTTGAGCAAATTTATGAGCAGCTTAAAAATAAAATTACCATGGTTTTTAATCAGCATGTTGAGTCAATTGATCAAACTGACAGTGGGTTTTCACTGAATTTGCAGAATGCAGAGCCGGTAAAATGTCGTTATCTGATTGCAGCTCCTGGGCGGGCTGGGTCAGAATGGTTTGCCGGACAGTGCAAGATTATGGGATTAACCATGCTCAATAACCAAGTTGATGTTGGCGTTAGAATTGAGATCCCAGCTACAGTGTTTCAACATATTACAGATGAAGTGTATGAGGCAAAGCTGATTTATCGAACCAAACAATATGGGGATTTAGTACGGACTTTTTGTATGAATCCTAAAGGATATGTTGTGGCTGAAAATACTGATGGTATTGTCACTGTGAATGGACACAGCTATCGGGATGAAAAGCTGCATAGTAAGAATACGAATTTTGCATTGCTGGTCAGCAATCGGTTTAATGAACCTTTCAATGAACCCCATCAATATGGCAAACGCATTGCTTCATTCTCTAATATGCTCGGCGGTGGGGTGCTGGTACAGCGCTTTGGTGATCTCATAAAAGGCCGTAGAACCAATGAACATCGTTTAGAACAGAGCTTTACAAAGCCGACTTTAAAAGCTACACCAGGTGATCTAAGTTTAGTACTTCCTAAACGTCATTTAGATAATATCATTGAAATGATTTATGCGTTAAATAACATTGCGCCAGGAATGGCAAATGATGATACCCTGTTGTATGGTGTGGAGGTTAAATTTTATAGCTCACGGTTAAAGCTTACCAATCAGCTTGAAACCGAAATTGCCAACATATTTGCCATTGGTGATGGAGCTGGGGTTACACGAGGCTTATCACAGGCTAGTGCCAGTGGCGTATATGTTGCCCGGATTATCAATGAGAGACTTAAAGCGGCGAGTAGTACAGAAAAGCTTTAG
- the mug gene encoding G/U mismatch-specific DNA glycosylase yields MHPVSDIITPGLKILFIGFNPGQRSAVTGHHFAGHSNRFWKLLALAGLTPYQLKPEQDHLLPSFGYGITNIVARPSRTAAEITKTEYQEGRKLLLEKLKHYQPKIACFAGIGVYKEFAQQSVLNCGQQASPMVRGVVDFVVPSPSGLNRIKLDEQLRYYQLLAGLSFE; encoded by the coding sequence TGGGCTGAAGATACTATTCATTGGCTTTAATCCCGGTCAGCGTTCGGCTGTTACTGGTCATCATTTCGCCGGTCACTCCAACCGTTTCTGGAAACTGCTGGCGCTCGCTGGCTTGACTCCTTACCAGCTTAAACCAGAGCAGGATCACCTCTTGCCTAGCTTTGGCTACGGTATCACCAACATCGTAGCCCGTCCCAGCCGTACTGCCGCCGAAATAACGAAAACCGAATATCAGGAAGGACGTAAACTTCTTTTGGAAAAGCTGAAACACTATCAACCTAAAATTGCTTGCTTCGCTGGCATCGGCGTGTATAAAGAGTTCGCTCAGCAGTCAGTTTTAAACTGCGGACAGCAAGCTTCACCTATGGTTCGGGGAGTCGTGGACTTTGTTGTTCCATCACCAAGTGGTCTTAACCGCATTAAACTTGATGAACAGTTAAGGTATTATCAACTATTGGCAGGCTTATCATTCGAGTAA